In Mytilus edulis chromosome 4, xbMytEdul2.2, whole genome shotgun sequence, the following proteins share a genomic window:
- the LOC139521416 gene encoding uncharacterized protein, with protein sequence MAFSKSVIRSQAPAKCGICETDRPIKWKCVDCIKLLCNNCKEKVHPKFENAKNHQVVNIKDVGQPSVVEININKQYQNKLYVVDTISYCHDDSLWIKSNRDRVLQRVKPDGTKLEILSSFNIKIYGMDVTQSNSLLLITGEARLKQISSNMGSLTDSVYDLSPLEPTAVHITSDNKVLVGGVNKDYPKPGRRVVILMNQNGVHERVYEHDQHKQPVFTFPRRITCTKNSNIHVVDEVSGYRHRVVVLGQGSDIINIYTGDREINKNIPFRPLCIVATPRDNVLVADTFTSTFHILNNVGLLMTYYRTSDINIIHPYSLVFSPTGQLYIGCAISDNNKTDEDKIYEVAITGC encoded by the coding sequence atggCGTTCTCTAAATCTGTAATAAGAAGTCAAGCTCCAGCCAAATGTGGAATATGTGAAACCGACCGACCAATTAAGTGGAAATGTGTTGATTGTATTAAGTTATTGTGCAATAACTGTAAAGAAAAGGTGCATCCAAAATTCGAGAATGCCAAGAATCATCAGGTAGTAAACATCAAAGATGTTGGACAACCGAGTGTTGTAGaaattaatatcaataaacaatatcagaaTAAACTATATGTAGTAGATACTATATCTTATTGTCATGATGATTCACTGTGGATAAAAAGTAATAGAGATAGAGTGTTACAGAGAGTAAAACCTGATGGAACTAAACTGGAGATACTATCCAGCTTTAATATCAAGATCTATGGTATGGATGTTACCCAATCAAATAGTCTACTTCTGATTACTGGAGAAGCAAGACTAAAACAGATCAGCAGTAATATGGGTTCATTGACAGACTCAGTCTATGATCTGTCACCATTAGAACCTACAGCAGTCCATATCACTAGTGACAATAAAGTTCTAGTAGGAGGTGTTAATAAAGACTACCCTAAACCAGGAAGAAGAGTTGTAATACTAATGAATCAGAATGGAGTCCATGAGAGAGTGTATGAACATGATCAACATAAACAACCTGTGTTTACCTTTCCCAGGAGGATAACATGTACcaaaaatagcaatattcatgTGGTGGATGAAGTCAGTGGTTACAGACACAGAGTAGTAGTGTTAGGACAGGGTAGTGATATCATCAATATATATACAGGAGACagagaaatcaacaaaaacattCCATTCAGACCATTATGCATAGTAGCAACTCCTAGAGACAATGTTCTTGTAGCTGATACTTTTACTAGTACATTCCATATCCTGAACAATGTAGGCCTGCTGatgacatattatagaacaaGTGACATAAACATAATCCACCCATATTCTCTTGTATTCTCTCCTACAGGACAACTCTACATAGGATGTGCTATATCAGATAATAATAAAACCGATGAGGATAAGATATATGAAGTGGCCATAACCGGatgttaa
- the LOC139519844 gene encoding G-protein coupled receptor 83-like, whose protein sequence is MTNVITQIENLFKNINGTNKTDIEDILKQNNTLDDPVQFDINRAIVLIPSFGILAIITIFANVFVCYVIAKNRHMHTVTNMFIANMAISDLLLAFINVPLNIARNLMNEWTLGSFLCHLFNYSLKVSVYVSTFTLTAIALDRQRVLLYPLHPRMTRKRGMFVLVFIWLLSICFSLPFGIYTNVKEINMITYKVKRCWSTYPSNKFEQYLTIATILFQYFIPLIVITCTYGRIVHKLWIRTHLGVVTENQRLMQIQAKRKSIKLLVAVVAVFAISWMPLNLYYILADHHPNTKVFHPDTNTFFVCHWIAISSSCINPFLYCWMNPAFSTVIAKRLRCLKSFTGGPEIEIDEIDSTGFRLRSNRRFGNSSRTISSFSASDSRRSSSKTFRGFAYMV, encoded by the coding sequence ATGACAAACGTTATAACTCAGATAGAAAACCTCTTCAAGAATATAAACGGCACTAATAAGACAGATATTGAAGATATTCTAAAGCAAAACAATACTCTTGATGACCCAGTGCAATTTGACATCAACAGAGCCATTGTACTTATACCCAGCTTTGGAATACTTGCTATTATAacaatatttgcaaatgtatttgTGTGTTAcgtcattgctaaaaatagacACATGCATACCGTTACAAACATGTTTATAGCAAATATGGCTATTTCCGATCTTTTGTTAGCTTTTATAAACGTGCCATTAAATATTGCAAGAAATCTAATGAACGAGTGGACGTTGGGGTCATTTTTGTGTCATCTTTTCAACTATTCTCTTAAAGTATCGGTATATGTGTCGACTTTCACCTTAACAGCAATTGCTTTAGACAGACAGCGGGTATTATTATATCCATTACATCCTAGAATGACAAGAAAACGAGGAATGTTTGTTTTGGTATTCATTTGGTTGTTATCTATCTGTTTTTCACTACCCTTTGGAATTTATACTAATGTAAAAGAGATCAATATGATAACATACAAAGTAAAGCGATGTTGGTCAACTTACCCTAGTAATAAATTTGAACAGTATTTAACAATTGCTACTATATTGTTTCAGTACTTCATTCCACTTATAGTGATAACATGTACCTATGGACGAATTGTACATAAACTCTGGATAAGAACCCATCTTGGAGTTGTTACTGAAAATCAACGATTAATGCAAATCCAGGCTAAGAGGAAAAGCATCAAACTTCTAGTCGCTGTAGTTGCCGTATTTGCAATAAGCTGGATGCCGttaaatttgtattatattttagctGACCACCATCCAAATACCAAAGTATTTCATCCCGATACCAACacattttttgtttgtcactGGATTGCGATTAGCAGCTCGTGCATAAATCCGTTTTTGTATTGTTGGATGAATCCAGCATTCAGTACAGTCATTGCAAAACGTCTTCGATGTCTGAAATCATTTACTGGCGGCCCTGAAATAGAAATTGATGAAATTGATTCCACAGGATTTAGATTGCGAAGCAATCGTCGGTTCGGAAATTCAAGTAGAACGATTTCTTCATTTTCAGCATCGGATTCAAGAAGGTCAAGTTCAAAGACATTTCGAGGATTTGCTTATATGGTTTGA